A section of the Rhizobium sp. SSA_523 genome encodes:
- a CDS encoding deoxyguanosinetriphosphate triphosphohydrolase, producing the protein MSIDTQSLGYGSGERAVYAANPWASRGRLVPEQTSLTRSEFQRDRDRIVHTTAFRRLKHKTQVFIGVDGDHYRTRLTHTIEVAQIARALARALKIDEDLAEGVALVHDFGHTPFGHTGEDALHDCLAPYGGFDHNAQSLRIVTKLERRYAEFDGINLTWESLEGLAKHNGPLMDGQGKGLHGPVPQPILDYCQINDLELASFASLEAQVAAIADDIAYNTHDIDDGLRSGYLTFDMLEDVPFLAAMMGQVRAKYPRLEPSRFANEIMRRQITHMVEDVIAVAQERLAWLKPGSAQDIRAADRVLATFSEPMMDTDRAIKKLLFSRIYRHPDIMRIRAGAAQIVTDLFQAYMADPSQMQSDYWVSHMEGLGEAARARHVGDYLAGMTDTYAVKAHRRMFDHTPDLG; encoded by the coding sequence ATGTCGATCGATACGCAGAGTCTGGGCTATGGTTCCGGCGAAAGAGCCGTCTATGCCGCCAATCCCTGGGCTTCACGCGGGCGGCTGGTGCCGGAGCAGACCTCCCTGACGCGCTCGGAATTTCAACGGGATCGCGACCGAATCGTGCATACCACGGCCTTCCGGCGCCTGAAGCACAAGACGCAGGTCTTTATCGGCGTGGATGGTGACCATTACCGGACCCGCCTGACCCATACGATCGAGGTTGCCCAGATCGCCCGAGCCCTGGCCCGCGCCCTGAAGATCGACGAGGATCTGGCGGAGGGCGTCGCCCTGGTCCATGATTTCGGCCATACGCCTTTCGGTCATACCGGCGAGGATGCGCTGCATGATTGCCTGGCGCCCTATGGTGGCTTCGATCACAATGCGCAGTCTTTGCGGATCGTCACCAAGCTGGAGCGACGCTATGCGGAATTCGACGGGATCAATCTGACCTGGGAGAGCCTGGAAGGGCTGGCGAAGCATAATGGGCCGCTGATGGACGGGCAGGGGAAGGGCCTGCATGGCCCGGTGCCGCAGCCCATTCTCGACTATTGCCAGATCAACGATCTGGAACTTGCCTCCTTCGCCAGCCTCGAGGCACAGGTTGCCGCCATTGCCGACGACATCGCCTATAATACGCATGACATCGATGATGGATTGCGATCCGGCTATCTGACCTTTGACATGCTGGAAGACGTGCCTTTCCTGGCGGCGATGATGGGGCAGGTGCGGGCCAAATATCCGCGGCTGGAACCGTCGCGTTTTGCCAATGAGATCATGCGCCGCCAGATCACCCATATGGTGGAGGACGTTATCGCCGTTGCGCAGGAGCGCCTGGCATGGCTGAAGCCGGGTTCGGCGCAGGATATACGGGCGGCCGACCGGGTTCTCGCGACCTTCTCCGAACCGATGATGGACACCGACCGGGCGATCAAGAAGCTCCTGTTTTCGCGCATCTATCGCCATCCCGACATCATGCGCATCCGGGCAGGCGCGGCGCAGATCGTGACCGACCTCTTCCAGGCCTATATGGCTGACCCGAGCCAGATGCAAAGCGATTACTGGGTCAGCCATATGGAAGGGCTCGGCGAAGCTGCCAGGGCCCGCCATGTGGGCGATTATCTCGCCGGCATGACCGATACCTATGCCGTCAAGGCGCATCGTCGGATGTTTGACCATACTCCCGATTTGGGCTAG
- the argS gene encoding arginine--tRNA ligase has translation MNLFADFDIRIKAALDAIDIVKEKRESLDFSRVTIEPPRDPSHGDVATNAAMVLAKPLGTNPRAFAEILAAKLQEDPDVVEVTVAGPGFINLRLSQAYWQKLLAAVIQAGAEYGRSNLGEGRKVNVEFVSANPTGPMHVGHCRGAVVGDALANLLGFAGYAVTKEYYINDAGSQIDVLARSCFLRYREALGETIGAIPAGLYPGDYLIPVGEALAKEFGTRLHNMPVENWMPLVKERAIEAMMAMIRDDLAALNVHHEIFFSERTLHADGGAAIRQAINDLTFKGHVYRGTLPPPKGQSPEDWEDREQTLFRSTDVGDDIDRPLIKSDGSYTYFAADVAYFKDKYDRGYDEMIYVLGADHGGYVKRLEAVARAVSGGSAKLTVLLCQLVKLYRNGEPVKMSKRSGDFVTLREVVEEVGSDSVRFMMLYRKNSEPLDFDFAKVTEQSKDNPVFYVQYAHARCMSVFRQAQEAFPDLDIESLDLSQSVSSVTDPAEMQLVAKLAEYPRQIEAAAQSQEPHRLAFYLYDLASTFHAHWNKGKDNSDLRFVKDNDRESTIARLGLVRAVASVLKSGLAITGTTAPDEMR, from the coding sequence ATGAACCTTTTTGCCGATTTCGACATTCGCATCAAAGCCGCTCTGGACGCGATCGACATCGTGAAGGAGAAGCGCGAAAGCCTCGACTTCAGCCGCGTCACCATCGAGCCGCCGCGCGATCCCAGTCATGGCGATGTGGCGACCAATGCCGCCATGGTGCTGGCCAAGCCGCTTGGCACCAATCCGCGTGCCTTTGCCGAAATCCTGGCGGCGAAGCTTCAGGAAGATCCGGATGTCGTCGAAGTCACGGTGGCGGGTCCGGGATTCATCAACCTCAGACTGTCGCAGGCCTATTGGCAGAAGCTGCTGGCGGCAGTGATCCAGGCCGGCGCCGAGTATGGCCGCTCCAATCTGGGTGAGGGTCGCAAGGTCAATGTCGAATTCGTCTCCGCCAATCCGACGGGACCGATGCATGTCGGCCATTGCCGCGGCGCCGTGGTCGGCGATGCTCTGGCGAACCTGCTCGGCTTTGCCGGCTATGCGGTGACCAAGGAATATTACATCAATGACGCCGGCTCCCAGATCGACGTTCTCGCCAGGTCCTGCTTCCTGCGCTACCGTGAAGCGCTCGGCGAGACGATCGGCGCGATCCCGGCCGGCCTCTATCCTGGGGATTATCTGATCCCGGTTGGCGAAGCCCTGGCAAAGGAATTCGGCACGCGGCTGCACAATATGCCGGTGGAGAACTGGATGCCGCTCGTCAAGGAGCGGGCGATCGAGGCCATGATGGCGATGATCCGTGACGATCTCGCGGCGCTCAACGTACATCACGAAATCTTCTTTTCCGAACGCACGCTGCATGCCGATGGCGGCGCGGCTATCCGCCAGGCGATCAATGATCTCACCTTCAAGGGCCATGTCTATCGCGGCACGCTGCCGCCGCCGAAGGGACAATCGCCGGAGGATTGGGAGGATCGCGAGCAGACGCTGTTCCGCTCCACCGATGTCGGGGATGATATCGACCGGCCGCTGATCAAGTCCGATGGCAGCTACACCTATTTCGCCGCCGATGTCGCCTATTTCAAGGACAAGTATGATCGCGGCTATGACGAGATGATCTATGTGCTCGGCGCCGATCACGGCGGCTATGTCAAGCGGCTGGAGGCGGTGGCGCGCGCCGTGTCCGGCGGTTCGGCCAAACTCACCGTCCTCTTGTGCCAGCTCGTGAAGCTTTACCGCAATGGCGAGCCGGTGAAGATGTCCAAACGGTCCGGAGACTTCGTCACCTTGCGTGAAGTGGTGGAAGAGGTCGGCTCCGATTCGGTGCGCTTCATGATGCTCTACCGCAAGAATTCCGAGCCGCTGGATTTCGACTTCGCCAAGGTGACCGAGCAGTCCAAGGACAATCCGGTCTTTTATGTGCAATATGCCCATGCCCGCTGCATGTCCGTCTTCCGCCAGGCGCAGGAGGCTTTCCCGGATCTCGACATCGAATCACTTGATCTTTCCCAGTCGGTTTCGAGCGTCACGGACCCCGCCGAAATGCAGCTCGTGGCCAAGCTGGCCGAATATCCGCGCCAAATCGAGGCCGCGGCGCAGTCTCAGGAGCCACATAGGCTGGCTTTTTATCTCTACGACCTGGCTAGCACCTTCCATGCGCACTGGAATAAGGGCAAAGATAATTCCGACTTACGGTTTGTTAAGGATAACGACCGAGAATCCACCATTGCCAGACTTGGGCTGGTGCGCGCTGTGGCGTCCGTTCTGAAATCTGGTCTGGCCATTACCGGCACGACCGCTCCAGACGAGATGCGTTGA
- a CDS encoding SPOR domain-containing protein, which translates to MADSSLARGLSGGADLFADDDPLAELARIAGYDEKVQAAPSASAPARREPSFNLEDELLREFERYDSPRQDLPREGSVAAPVAPDARQAVVPPLAVAAAAHPAVRPSAAAMEPSAPDVDPFLEPGPELPALDSLIEARPSVTSSAASVRPAVEPALSHAQPVHEAPLSRAPQADLSPLRIEPSYAPANPAPSSGEPVIGDIEADLVAELETSLSAPAASAFPRRPAGRAAAYEPGFRMPLVNFSVASRQDSRQEPSFGAGDVQAEADHDAAPSFVAPIVGAPSAAPVPSSPVTPSVADLSDVAPSPVSPIAAFPLQADRAAALAPADGRSSLQRPVNEALSLQDELARSFWGRSTPEAAQDDAAGDRRSAPVITASQPAAPVAQDTIRPVAPPVSAAAQAAPVSAPSMRAEPSLAASPAIDPIDDEFELMLDDLDLDEIMMDEPPVAKAPVPEAPVAQVLGPQAPVARAPVPQAPVMSATPAVTPPALQALPVSEPAQRPQPVAADRAPAEASTLAPEVPSFLAQSRYAPQVMQAPVAQPVSTAMAASVLPQDVPRMVESDAPVFAAQAGADAHDDDAFDPAQLTEAEDMPEAVAELDVPELPVHEPEQPVAEPSDYDLDLDAELASYLESTDLTGHAPAAPANAKASEKIFSRATAVAASVAAAASFGEKPAAAAPVQKPHDELDDFERALEEDFRRSLATPLRPTPVDEALQDSQSVYPAARRSLASFAMPLAAAGFAGIVGISLYAWYASGTSPLSGDGSPVVIAADTDPVKMVPDNPGGKTVPNQDKAVYDRVASGTLGDPKQASLISSEEQPVDVVQKTLTPEGLPLEGEDEAQELASLAGDTQDPRLLPDQAGEADARSADRDQLAVMPRRVKTMIVRPDGTLVEQVSEEPATGPIQASATPVTTEKLPAAPQLAEPTQLTGAVNAQGPSDAPTNLADVDIARTTAMTGEAVAAPAGEAAAAQAADQSGVPAPNMPVPTARPAEQPVQVVASVSDRGTIRQTVSAPAAASAAPAAAASPAVASAAGAPAQNASAPAQSGGYFMQIASLPSEADAQKSYRNLSAKFAGVIGGRGVDIAAAQISNKGTFYRVRIPAGGTRDEAAALCERYRAAGGTCLIAR; encoded by the coding sequence ATGGCAGATAGCAGCCTTGCACGTGGTCTAAGCGGCGGAGCGGATCTCTTTGCGGATGATGATCCGCTGGCAGAGCTCGCGCGGATTGCCGGTTACGACGAAAAGGTTCAAGCGGCGCCTTCGGCGTCCGCGCCTGCGCGGCGCGAGCCGAGTTTCAATCTGGAAGACGAACTCCTCCGGGAATTCGAGCGCTATGATTCGCCCCGGCAGGATCTGCCCCGTGAGGGCTCGGTGGCAGCACCGGTAGCGCCGGATGCCAGGCAGGCCGTCGTGCCGCCTCTGGCAGTGGCGGCCGCGGCCCATCCGGCGGTGCGCCCTTCGGCTGCGGCCATGGAGCCGTCTGCGCCGGATGTGGATCCTTTTCTGGAGCCCGGTCCCGAGCTTCCGGCGCTCGATAGCCTGATCGAGGCGCGGCCTTCGGTCACGTCATCGGCAGCATCGGTGCGCCCTGCAGTCGAACCGGCACTCTCCCATGCACAGCCTGTCCATGAGGCGCCGCTGTCCCGCGCTCCGCAAGCCGATCTGTCTCCGCTTCGCATCGAGCCTTCCTATGCGCCCGCCAATCCCGCTCCATCGAGCGGTGAGCCGGTGATCGGTGATATCGAGGCGGATCTCGTGGCAGAGCTCGAAACCTCGCTGTCGGCTCCGGCTGCGTCCGCATTTCCGCGCCGGCCTGCCGGACGCGCTGCGGCCTATGAGCCCGGTTTCCGCATGCCGCTCGTCAATTTCAGCGTAGCCTCGCGTCAGGACTCGCGTCAGGAACCCTCTTTCGGTGCCGGCGATGTGCAGGCGGAGGCGGATCATGATGCCGCTCCGTCTTTTGTCGCTCCCATCGTCGGGGCTCCGTCGGCCGCCCCCGTTCCATCTTCGCCCGTGACGCCTTCCGTCGCGGATCTCTCGGACGTAGCGCCGTCGCCCGTTTCGCCGATCGCCGCCTTTCCGCTGCAGGCGGATAGAGCCGCCGCGCTTGCTCCCGCAGATGGCCGGTCCTCTCTCCAGAGGCCGGTCAATGAAGCTCTGTCCCTTCAGGATGAACTGGCTCGCTCCTTCTGGGGCAGGTCGACGCCGGAGGCTGCGCAGGACGATGCTGCAGGCGATCGCAGAAGCGCGCCCGTCATCACGGCGTCGCAGCCGGCCGCACCTGTGGCGCAGGACACGATTCGTCCCGTCGCGCCGCCGGTCTCGGCTGCTGCGCAGGCCGCGCCGGTATCGGCTCCATCGATGCGCGCCGAGCCCAGCCTTGCGGCTTCACCCGCCATCGATCCGATCGATGACGAGTTCGAACTGATGCTGGACGATCTTGATCTCGACGAGATCATGATGGATGAGCCGCCTGTTGCGAAAGCGCCTGTTCCTGAAGCGCCGGTTGCCCAAGTACTTGGTCCCCAGGCACCGGTTGCCCGGGCCCCTGTTCCCCAGGCGCCTGTCATGTCCGCGACGCCCGCCGTCACGCCGCCGGCCCTTCAGGCGCTGCCTGTCTCCGAGCCGGCACAGCGGCCACAGCCTGTCGCCGCTGATCGTGCGCCCGCAGAGGCCTCGACGCTAGCGCCGGAGGTCCCGTCCTTCCTCGCGCAATCCCGTTATGCGCCTCAGGTGATGCAGGCGCCGGTCGCGCAGCCGGTTTCGACGGCCATGGCGGCCTCTGTCCTGCCGCAGGACGTGCCGCGGATGGTGGAAAGCGATGCGCCCGTATTTGCCGCGCAAGCCGGTGCCGACGCGCATGATGACGACGCCTTCGATCCGGCCCAGCTCACGGAAGCCGAGGACATGCCGGAGGCCGTGGCCGAACTCGATGTGCCGGAACTGCCGGTGCATGAGCCTGAGCAGCCGGTGGCAGAACCCTCCGACTACGATCTCGACCTTGATGCGGAGCTCGCCTCCTATCTCGAAAGCACGGATCTGACCGGTCATGCCCCTGCGGCACCGGCCAATGCCAAGGCCTCGGAGAAGATCTTCAGCCGCGCGACAGCCGTTGCGGCAAGCGTGGCGGCTGCGGCATCCTTCGGCGAAAAGCCGGCCGCCGCGGCGCCGGTTCAAAAGCCGCATGACGAGCTCGACGATTTTGAGCGCGCTCTGGAAGAGGATTTCCGCCGCAGCCTCGCAACGCCCCTGCGTCCGACGCCGGTGGATGAGGCCCTGCAGGACAGCCAGTCCGTCTATCCGGCCGCCCGGCGTTCGCTGGCCTCCTTTGCCATGCCGCTTGCCGCTGCCGGTTTCGCCGGGATCGTCGGCATTTCCCTCTATGCCTGGTATGCGTCCGGCACGTCGCCGCTTTCGGGCGACGGCAGCCCCGTCGTGATCGCCGCCGATACCGATCCGGTGAAGATGGTTCCGGACAATCCTGGTGGCAAGACGGTTCCGAACCAGGACAAGGCGGTCTACGACCGCGTTGCGAGCGGCACGCTTGGCGATCCGAAACAGGCTTCGCTGATTTCTTCGGAAGAACAGCCGGTGGATGTCGTTCAAAAGACGCTGACACCGGAGGGCCTGCCTCTCGAAGGCGAGGACGAAGCGCAGGAACTGGCAAGTCTTGCCGGCGACACGCAGGATCCGCGCCTGCTGCCCGATCAGGCAGGCGAGGCCGATGCGCGTTCGGCTGACCGTGACCAGCTTGCCGTCATGCCGCGCCGGGTCAAGACGATGATCGTCCGGCCGGATGGCACGCTTGTCGAGCAGGTCAGCGAGGAGCCGGCAACCGGTCCGATCCAGGCGTCCGCAACGCCGGTTACGACCGAGAAACTGCCGGCAGCGCCGCAGCTGGCCGAGCCCACGCAACTGACCGGAGCGGTGAATGCGCAGGGCCCGAGCGATGCTCCGACCAATCTTGCCGATGTGGATATTGCCCGCACGACCGCGATGACGGGCGAGGCTGTTGCAGCACCCGCCGGCGAAGCAGCGGCTGCCCAGGCGGCGGACCAGTCCGGCGTTCCTGCACCAAACATGCCGGTCCCGACGGCGCGCCCGGCGGAACAGCCGGTGCAGGTCGTCGCCTCCGTCTCCGATCGCGGAACGATCCGGCAGACCGTTTCCGCGCCGGCCGCAGCTTCGGCTGCACCCGCCGCTGCGGCAAGCCCGGCCGTGGCGAGCGCCGCCGGTGCACCAGCCCAGAATGCCAGTGCACCGGCTCAGAGCGGCGGCTATTTCATGCAGATCGCCTCGCTTCCCTCCGAAGCCGATGCGCAGAAGTCCTACCGCAATCTCTCGGCGAAATTCGCCGGTGTGATCGGTGGACGCGGCGTCGATATCGCCGCGGCGCAGATCTCCAACAAGGGCACATTCTACCGTGTCCGTATCCCGGCCGGTGGAACCCGTGACGAAGCGGCAGCGCTTTGCGAGCGGTATCGCGCAGCCGGCGGCACTTGCCTCATCGCCCGCTAA
- the nagZ gene encoding beta-N-acetylhexosaminidase, translated as MSQSKAMILGCAGLVPTADEIALYRHERPWGFILFARNLSEPNQIRDLVAGLRDSIGQPDAPVLIDQEGGRVQRIKPPLVEAYPPAAALGRLYERDRDAGLRAAWLMSRLHAFDLMPLGITVDCLPVLDVLAEGATQAIGNRSYGGDPQMVAALGRAAAEGLKAGGMLPVMKHIPGHGRALVDSHHDLPVVTADLAELERTDFLPFRALKDEVMGMSAHLVFTAIDADRPATTSPKVIAEIIRGRIGFDGLLLSDDSSMNALKGTLAERAADIVAGGCDIVLHCNGVMDEMKQVVAKVPALAGDGLRRALAAQSAFRPQDDTVEAQARAEFWSLLNLVQV; from the coding sequence ATGAGCCAATCCAAGGCAATGATCCTCGGCTGCGCCGGTCTCGTCCCGACGGCGGATGAGATCGCGTTGTATCGTCATGAGCGCCCCTGGGGCTTCATCCTGTTTGCCCGCAACTTGTCCGAGCCGAACCAGATCCGCGATCTCGTCGCCGGTCTTCGTGATTCGATCGGCCAGCCGGATGCGCCGGTGCTGATCGATCAGGAGGGTGGCCGCGTGCAGCGTATCAAGCCGCCGCTTGTGGAAGCCTATCCGCCGGCCGCCGCGCTGGGCAGGCTCTATGAGCGCGACCGGGATGCCGGGCTGCGGGCCGCCTGGTTGATGTCGCGGCTGCACGCCTTCGATCTGATGCCGCTCGGGATTACCGTGGATTGTCTGCCGGTGCTGGACGTGCTGGCGGAAGGGGCTACCCAGGCCATCGGCAACCGCTCCTATGGCGGGGATCCGCAGATGGTCGCGGCACTGGGCCGGGCGGCCGCCGAAGGACTGAAGGCCGGCGGCATGCTGCCGGTCATGAAACATATTCCGGGCCACGGCCGGGCTCTTGTCGATTCGCATCATGACCTGCCGGTGGTGACGGCGGATCTGGCGGAGCTGGAGCGCACCGATTTCCTGCCCTTCCGGGCGCTGAAGGATGAGGTCATGGGCATGAGCGCCCATCTCGTCTTCACGGCCATCGATGCCGATCGGCCGGCCACCACTTCGCCGAAGGTGATCGCGGAGATCATACGCGGGCGGATCGGCTTTGACGGCCTGCTTTTGTCAGACGACAGCTCGATGAATGCCCTGAAGGGCACGCTTGCCGAGCGCGCGGCCGATATTGTCGCGGGAGGCTGCGATATTGTCTTGCATTGCAACGGCGTGATGGACGAAATGAAGCAGGTCGTTGCAAAGGTGCCGGCACTGGCTGGCGACGGCCTCAGACGGGCATTGGCGGCTCAATCGGCATTCCGCCCTCAGGATGATACGGTCGAGGCACAGGCCCGCGCGGAATTCTGGTCGCTGCTCAACCTGGTGCAGGTTTGA
- a CDS encoding ScpA family protein encodes MAVDTSPPAGAADGSWQEPDPRGVAGETALVIDVGGFEGPLDLLLHLARNQKVDLARISVLALAEQYLQFVETARRIRIELAADYLVMAAWLAYLKSKLLIPQQARPEDGPSGEEMAATLAFRLKRLEAMRDAAERLFNRNRLGRDIFGRGAPEHIPEKSGVSFDASLYDLLKAYANLRQRQAVTQVTIERRKVWSLVEARALLTAMLGDIGDWAELQSYLLAYLPPADRITATASAFAASLELVREGKLEIRQEGAFQPIFLRGGPRFYAEDEGEA; translated from the coding sequence ATGGCCGTTGACACATCGCCGCCTGCCGGTGCGGCAGACGGGTCGTGGCAGGAGCCGGATCCGCGCGGCGTTGCAGGGGAAACCGCGCTGGTGATCGATGTCGGCGGCTTCGAAGGGCCGCTCGACCTCCTGCTGCATCTGGCCCGCAACCAGAAGGTCGATCTGGCGCGCATTTCCGTTCTGGCTCTGGCAGAGCAATATCTGCAATTCGTGGAGACGGCACGCCGCATCCGCATCGAGCTCGCCGCCGATTATCTGGTCATGGCCGCCTGGCTTGCCTACCTCAAGTCGAAACTGCTCATTCCGCAGCAGGCGCGGCCGGAAGACGGCCCCTCCGGCGAAGAGATGGCGGCCACACTTGCATTTCGCCTGAAGCGGCTGGAGGCGATGCGCGATGCGGCGGAACGGCTCTTCAACCGCAACCGGCTGGGGCGCGACATTTTCGGGCGGGGCGCGCCGGAGCACATTCCGGAAAAGAGCGGCGTCTCCTTCGATGCCAGCCTGTACGATCTCTTGAAGGCCTACGCCAATCTGCGGCAGCGCCAGGCCGTTACGCAGGTTACGATCGAGCGGCGCAAGGTCTGGTCCCTGGTCGAGGCGCGGGCGCTTCTGACGGCCATGCTGGGCGATATCGGCGACTGGGCCGAGCTGCAATCCTATCTGCTTGCTTATCTCCCGCCGGCGGACCGGATCACCGCGACGGCGAGCGCCTTTGCGGCCTCGCTTGAACTGGTGCGCGAGGGAAAGCTGGAAATCCGCCAGGAGGGTGCCTTCCAGCCGATTTTCCTGCGCGGCGGGCCGCGATTTTACGCCGAAGACGAGGGCGAGGCATGA